In Streptococcus parauberis NCFD 2020, the sequence CTAAGATACCGTGAGCATCTAAAGCAGCAACTGAAGCTTTAGCAACAATATAGTCTACTTGCTCTTGATTTAATTTACGGAATTCTTCTAAGGCACCGAGACCTTTTTGGACAAGCTCATCAACGTGTGCTTGTGCATCTGCTAATTTTTGTTCCGGTGTCATTTTTTGTTCAACCATTCTATTCTCCTCTAGAAATCTTGTTTGTTAAAAGTTTCACAATTTATTTACAAAATTATTATATCATAAATCTTCACTTTGTAAATAGTTTCACAAATTTTTTGTGAAGTTTTTTTCAAACTTTTTTATATGTACACAAAAAAAGACCCATTCAGGTCTTATTTTGCTTCTTTTTTGGCTACACGTTCAATTGCATCTTTAATAGTTGTTACATAAAGATCAGCCCCTTTAGTGTCTGCATCACTGTAGTGAACGCCATCAGTACCTTCCCAGATATCTGGTGTGGCAACAGCTACTTTGTACCAATCAGCAATACTAACAAAAGAGTATTTCTTGGCAAGTGTGAGTTCATAATTACGGACTTCAGCAATTTGTGCTAAATTTTGCGAATTATAAGGAGTGACAATTACTAAACGGTGACCCTTTGGAAGATCTTTGATAAAACTTTGTAAATCCGTTTTATAATTATCTAAAGAGTTAACCCCAACGGCCAAAACGATTGTTTTGGATAAAGTCTCAGACGATTTACGATTGTCGTAAATTTCAAAAGCTTGGCTAAAGTTTCTGCTTACTGCGGCATCAAGCTGTGCTGATGGCATAATTTTTGAGAAAGCGGCACTTGATCTAAGGGCAACAGAGTCCCCTATAATGCTAACATCACTCAAGGCGTTGGCATCTCCAGCTGCAAGAGTATGCGTCCGGTTCAAGCTATTTTGACTTTGCTGTAAAGCACCAACTGTGAGCTCAGTCTCAAACTTGCCAACTTTTGGCGCAGCTATACTACGACCAACCATTAATAACAGTAAAGCAAGTCCAGCTAAAGCAAACCATTTTGTATATTTCTCTAGATCAAGACTAAGGCCAAAAAGATTAGGCTTTTTACCAACAAGTAAAGGTTCGAGGATGTAATAAGAAAGGGTTGAGAAGAGGACTGAGAAAATCAGTGTTAAAATCACAGCAAACCAGTTAGGCACTAATTGGCTAAAAATGATATAGAACGGCCAATGGAAAAGATACATTCCATAACTGATATCTGCAATATAAGTAATGATAAACGGTTCTTCAATAGTCGGTGT encodes:
- a CDS encoding acyltransferase family protein, producing MRIKWFSLIRVTGLLLVLLYHFFKHAFPGGFIGVDIFFTFSGYLITALLIDEYSKFNAIDIIGFYRRRFYRIVPPLVLMVLLTIPFTFLVKSDFVASIGSQIAAALGFTTNFYEILTGSSYESQFIPHLFVHTWSLAIEVHFYILWGLFVWFLGRQKYNDRQFRGILFVSSSTIFIISFLTMFIRAFFVSNFSLIYFSSIAHVFPFFIGAMFATISGIRDTTVRFQKNVKLWPMKFVIGFMAGAFALLLLLTLSLDFNNIITYLFGFVLASLFTAVMVYAARVLNDQTPTIEEPFIITYIADISYGMYLFHWPFYIIFSQLVPNWFAVILTLIFSVLFSTLSYYILEPLLVGKKPNLFGLSLDLEKYTKWFALAGLALLLLMVGRSIAAPKVGKFETELTVGALQQSQNSLNRTHTLAAGDANALSDVSIIGDSVALRSSAAFSKIMPSAQLDAAVSRNFSQAFEIYDNRKSSETLSKTIVLAVGVNSLDNYKTDLQSFIKDLPKGHRLVIVTPYNSQNLAQIAEVRNYELTLAKKYSFVSIADWYKVAVATPDIWEGTDGVHYSDADTKGADLYVTTIKDAIERVAKKEAK